Proteins co-encoded in one Rudaeicoccus suwonensis genomic window:
- a CDS encoding glucoamylase family protein: MHMTHRRRLLAIASASTAALTAVATATPALAQQPGRRDGVANFNGLSNSQKAQLRSIARDTWKFMQTDVDPKTHLPMDNLTYAGGAKAPTSYGRYTSAANIGVYLWSVVSAADLKLVSRKQATKMVSQTLTEVSHLDRYKGFLYQWYSTTTGAKIRNPNDINCSADTSPQWDNCSFVSNVDNGWYASGLIVARNAMPQLRGQIDALMKPMDFGIFYDDRAQSNCDVNSAIAGDQPTGQMFGGYYVGSSPYVGTNWQHYYHNGALYSDPRISAYIGMGLKQMPGDVWWKTWRTLPPKAPGAACQASDPDFSWQGQWPVAGSWVKQRDPISGKTFTVWEGHYTYPGTNLKFLPTYSGGMFEAMMANIVVPETSWGPKSFGLADARTVEVQRKYATQELGLPVWGMSPSSTADDSGGYGGYGVEGLKFPYHGAGATAADPNLGLSQCHTCATEDVVTPHASFISLDVAPQAAMANINTLLKLYPGIYGVGGFFDAVNPTTGAIGHRYLVLDQSMILASIDNAVNNRSIQRYFAADKTSWAAREDLGVENLGL; encoded by the coding sequence ATGCATATGACACACCGGCGACGCCTGCTGGCGATCGCCTCAGCAAGCACTGCAGCACTCACCGCAGTGGCGACGGCCACACCCGCGCTCGCTCAGCAACCAGGTCGTCGCGACGGGGTCGCGAATTTCAACGGGTTGTCGAATTCACAGAAGGCACAACTGCGTTCGATCGCACGTGACACCTGGAAGTTCATGCAGACCGACGTCGACCCGAAGACGCACCTGCCGATGGACAACCTCACGTATGCCGGGGGAGCGAAGGCACCGACGTCCTACGGCCGTTACACCTCCGCGGCGAACATCGGGGTCTATCTGTGGTCGGTGGTCAGTGCCGCCGACCTGAAGCTGGTCAGCCGAAAGCAGGCGACCAAGATGGTGAGCCAGACCTTGACCGAGGTCAGCCACCTGGATCGTTACAAAGGCTTTCTCTATCAGTGGTATTCGACGACCACGGGCGCAAAGATCCGCAACCCCAACGACATCAATTGCAGCGCCGACACGAGCCCGCAGTGGGACAACTGCTCGTTCGTGTCCAACGTCGACAACGGCTGGTACGCCTCCGGTCTGATCGTCGCGCGCAACGCGATGCCGCAGCTGCGCGGGCAGATCGACGCACTGATGAAGCCGATGGATTTCGGCATCTTCTACGACGACCGCGCGCAGTCCAACTGCGATGTGAATTCTGCGATCGCGGGCGACCAGCCCACCGGCCAGATGTTCGGCGGCTACTACGTAGGCTCATCGCCGTACGTCGGCACGAACTGGCAGCACTACTACCACAACGGCGCGCTGTACTCCGACCCGCGGATCTCGGCATACATCGGCATGGGCCTGAAGCAGATGCCCGGCGACGTGTGGTGGAAGACCTGGCGGACCCTCCCGCCGAAGGCTCCCGGCGCGGCCTGCCAGGCCAGCGACCCCGACTTCTCGTGGCAGGGCCAGTGGCCGGTCGCGGGTTCGTGGGTCAAGCAGCGTGACCCGATCTCAGGCAAGACCTTCACCGTGTGGGAGGGGCACTACACCTATCCCGGCACCAACCTGAAGTTCCTGCCAACCTACTCCGGCGGGATGTTCGAGGCCATGATGGCCAACATCGTCGTGCCCGAAACCTCCTGGGGTCCCAAGAGTTTCGGACTTGCCGATGCGCGCACTGTCGAGGTGCAGCGCAAGTACGCCACGCAGGAACTCGGCCTGCCGGTGTGGGGCATGTCGCCGTCGAGCACGGCTGACGACTCGGGCGGGTACGGCGGATACGGCGTCGAGGGGCTCAAATTCCCGTATCACGGCGCCGGCGCGACGGCGGCCGACCCGAATCTCGGCCTGTCGCAATGCCACACGTGCGCGACGGAGGATGTGGTGACGCCGCATGCGTCATTCATCTCGCTCGATGTCGCACCGCAGGCGGCGATGGCCAACATCAACACGCTGCTCAAGCTTTACCCGGGGATCTACGGTGTCGGCGGCTTCTTCGATGCGGTGAATCCGACGACTGGCGCGATCGGGCACCGCTACCTCGTGCTTGACCAGTCGATGATCCTGGCGTCGATCGACAATGCGGTGAACAACCGGTCGATCCAGCGCTACTTCGCGGCGGACAAGACGTCGTGGGCCGCCCGTGAGGATCTGGGCGTGGAGAACCTCGGCCTCTGA
- a CDS encoding DUF4118 domain-containing protein, with the protein MESLLARNRSAVLVAAVVLPLVVSGLLGLTRHHLTNAVAALVLVLIIVAFAVLADRMAGLLASVASAVGFDFFLTAPFDTFAIDKRDDIVLAILLVAVGAGVTEIAVRGRDQHASAQRRAGYLTGMMAVARTSLQPTLDPAEGTRAVADQIRLLLDCDSCDWVSGSPTADMVRVDLDGSATLDGKRYDILRNGLPSQRHAAIVVPHCLAGAGYFRITASTKVVTPSSDQIDAAVLFAGQLETKGAHPHA; encoded by the coding sequence ATGGAATCTCTGCTGGCGCGCAATCGCTCCGCGGTGCTCGTGGCCGCCGTCGTGCTGCCCCTGGTGGTCAGCGGCCTGCTCGGCCTCACGCGTCACCACCTGACCAATGCGGTCGCCGCACTGGTGCTCGTGCTGATCATCGTCGCGTTCGCCGTGCTCGCGGACCGTATGGCGGGGCTGCTCGCATCCGTAGCATCCGCAGTGGGATTCGACTTCTTCCTGACTGCGCCCTTCGACACCTTCGCGATCGACAAGCGGGACGACATCGTGCTCGCCATACTGCTCGTGGCAGTCGGAGCGGGGGTCACCGAGATTGCGGTGCGGGGACGTGACCAGCACGCGTCGGCGCAGCGGCGGGCGGGCTATCTCACCGGCATGATGGCGGTCGCGCGCACCTCGCTGCAGCCGACGCTGGATCCGGCGGAAGGCACGCGTGCGGTCGCCGACCAGATCCGGCTGCTGCTGGATTGCGACTCCTGCGACTGGGTGAGCGGTTCGCCGACCGCCGACATGGTGCGCGTCGACCTCGACGGCTCCGCAACGCTGGACGGCAAGCGCTACGACATCCTGCGCAACGGCCTACCCAGCCAGCGGCACGCAGCGATCGTGGTGCCGCACTGCCTGGCGGGCGCGGGGTACTTCCGGATCACCGCCTCGACGAAGGTCGTCACGCCGAGCAGCGATCAGATCGACGCGGCAGTGCTCTTCGCGGGGCAACTGGAGACCAAGGGTGCGCATCCGCACGCCTAG
- a CDS encoding siderophore-interacting protein — protein sequence MSTVTAVEPYGFFMTRLVRRERRSPHLVRLTFAGPDLAGLADNGYDQRIKVILPRPGGDPLSEFPTGPDWFISWRQTPIERRAVIRTYTVVTVRPEAGEVDIDFVDHGDTGPGSSFAGSGAVGTEIGIWGPNAAYDGAQGGLEFRHTTAGTSRQLVVGDLTALPAIANIAAGLPDTATGLICIEADADDVCELPTPAGVSVRWCESADEQQQIVRAWLASLPSLGHDDATTTVVTDGEEDAYWEVTSDDAPAASAPAVSAWIAGESGQVRALRRVLVDEFDVPRGAVAFMGYWREGVASAG from the coding sequence ATGAGCACGGTGACGGCCGTCGAGCCCTACGGCTTCTTCATGACGCGGCTGGTGCGGCGCGAGCGCCGGTCGCCGCATCTGGTGCGACTGACCTTCGCCGGGCCCGACCTGGCCGGCCTCGCCGACAACGGCTACGACCAGCGCATCAAGGTGATCCTCCCTCGACCGGGCGGTGACCCGTTATCCGAATTCCCCACGGGTCCGGACTGGTTCATCAGCTGGCGGCAGACCCCGATTGAGCGCCGCGCCGTCATCCGGACCTACACGGTCGTGACCGTGCGGCCGGAGGCTGGTGAGGTCGACATCGACTTCGTCGACCACGGTGACACCGGGCCGGGTTCGAGCTTCGCCGGCAGCGGAGCCGTCGGAACCGAGATCGGCATCTGGGGGCCGAACGCCGCGTATGACGGTGCGCAGGGCGGGCTGGAGTTTCGTCATACGACCGCGGGGACGTCACGTCAGCTGGTGGTCGGTGATCTGACCGCCCTGCCGGCCATCGCCAACATCGCCGCCGGATTACCTGACACTGCAACGGGTTTGATCTGCATCGAAGCCGACGCGGATGACGTGTGCGAGCTGCCCACACCGGCGGGAGTCAGCGTCCGCTGGTGCGAGTCCGCCGACGAGCAGCAGCAGATCGTGCGCGCCTGGCTGGCCTCGCTGCCCTCGTTGGGCCACGACGACGCGACGACCACGGTCGTGACCGACGGCGAAGAGGATGCGTACTGGGAGGTCACCTCCGACGACGCACCTGCGGCGAGCGCGCCGGCCGTGTCCGCATGGATCGCCGGCGAGTCCGGCCAGGTGCGCGCGTTGCGGCGCGTGCTGGTCGACGAGTTCGACGTGCCGCGGGGCGCAGTGGCCTTCATGGGCTACTGGCGTGAAGGAGTGGCCAGCGCGGGCTGA